A portion of the Punica granatum isolate Tunisia-2019 chromosome 7, ASM765513v2, whole genome shotgun sequence genome contains these proteins:
- the LOC116213078 gene encoding protein COBRA-like isoform X1: MKTAKNQNRKRKPLSLYYLRPPLIFSAFLRPSLQIFLSIPLSMASGSVNKLSRFAIVLLFSLSCFSLTSTEAYDVFDPNGNITIKWDIMSWTSDGYVATVSMINYYQYRHIQAPGWTLGWTWAKKEVIWSMLGGQTTEQGDCSKYKANIPHCCKKDPTVVDLLPGTMYNLQAANCCKGGVLSSWAQDPVNAISSFQLTVGASGTTNKTVRLPKNFILKAPGPGYTCGPARIVKPTKFVLPDRRRATQAMMTWNVTCTYSQFLAQKTPTCCVSLSSFYNDTIVNCPTCTCGCRNKGDPQSCIKADSPHLASVVSGQVKSGNSGPLVRCTSHMCPIRIHWHVKLNYKEYWRVKITITNFNYRMNYTQWNLVVQHPNFDNLTQVFSFNYKPLTPYARFNDTAMLWGLKYYNDLLMEAGPSGNVQSELLFRKDESTFTLDKGWAFPRRIYFNGDNCVMPPPDSYPWLPSSSPRAGFSLPTSATVIMLSILLLWASE, from the exons ATGAAAACTGCAAAGAATCAGAACAGGAAAAGAAAACCTCTGTCTTTGTATTATCTTCGTCCTCCATTGATTTTCTCGGCATTTCTTCGGCCAAGCTTGCAGATTTTCCTTTCCATTCCCTTGTCAATGGCCTCCGGGTCGGTTAACAAGCTCAGCAGGTTTGCCATCGTTTTGCTGTTTTCACTGTCCTGCTTCAGTCTTACTTCCACAG AAGCTTATGATGTGTTCGATCCTAATGGGAATATCACCATCAAATGGGACATCATGAGTTGGACTTCTGATGGTTACGTG GCTACGGTTTCAATGATTAACTACTACCAATACCGGCATATTCAAGCGCCGGGTTGGACTCTGGGCTGGACATGGGCCAAGAAGGAGGTGATATGGAGCATGTTGGGCGGGCAGACCACCGAGCAAGGAGACTGCTCAAAGTACAAAGCGAACATCCCCCACTGCTGCAAGAAAGACCCGACGGTAGTGGATTTGTTGCCCGGCACTATGTATAATTTGCAGGCTGCAAATTGCTGCAAGGGAGGAGTCCTTAGCTCATGGGCCCAGGACCCGGTGAATGCCATCAGCTCGTTTCAGCTAACTGTGGGGGCTTCCGGGACGACCAATAAGACTGTGAGATTGCCCAAGAACTTCATTCTCAAGGCACCTGGCCCTGGCTACACGTGCGGACCTGCAAGGATTGTCAAGCCCACGAAGTTCGTCCTGCCTGATAGAAGGAGAGCTACTCAAGCAATGA TGACATGGAACGTTACCTGCACATATTCTCAATTTCTAGCACAGAAGACACCGACCTGCTGTGTCTCCCTTTCCTCATTCTACAACGATACAATCGTAAATTGTCCGACCTGCACTTGTGGGTGTCGGAACAAGGGAGACCCTCAAAGCTGCATAAA AGCGGACTCTCCACACTTGGCTTCAGTGGTCTCAGGACAGGTAAAATCAGGCAACAGCGGGCCTCTTGTCCGGTGCACGAGCCACATGTGCCCAATCCGGATCCACTGGCACGTTAAGCTCAATTACAAGGAGTACTGGCGGGTCAAGATCACGATCACAAATTTTAACTACAGGATGAACTACACGCAGTGGAATCTTGTCGTGCAGCACCCGAATTTCGATAACCTCACTCAGGTCTTCAGCTTCAACTACAAGCCCCTCACTCCGTATGCCAGGTTCA ACGATACTGCGATGTTATGGGGACTAAAGTACTATAATGATTTGCTCATGGAAGCCGGCCCCTCTGGGAACGTGCAGTCAGAGTTATTGTTCCGGAAGGACGAGTCGACGTTTACCTTGGATAAGGGATGGGCGTTCCCTCGTAGGATCTATTTCAATGGGGACAACTGTGTGATGCCACCCCCGGATTCCTACCCGTGGTTGCCAAGTTCCAGTCCCCGAGCTGGCTTCTCCTTGCCAACTTCAGCCACAGTAATCATGTTATCAATTCTCTTATTGTGGGCTTCAGAGTGA
- the LOC116213078 gene encoding protein COBRA-like isoform X2 — translation MKTAKNQNRKRKPLSLYYLRPPLIFSAFLRPSLQIFLSIPLSMASGSVNKLSRFAIVLLFSLSCFSLTSTEAYDVFDPNGNITIKWDIMSWTSDGYVATVSMINYYQYRHIQAPGWTLGWTWAKKEVIWSMLGGQTTEQGDCSKYKANIPHCCKKDPTVVDLLPGTMYNLQAANCCKGGVLSSWAQDPVNAISSFQLTVGASGTTNKTVRLPKNFILKAPGPGYTCGPARIVKPTKFVLPDRRRATQAMMTWNVTCTYSQFLAQKTPTCCVSLSSFYNDTIVNCPTCTCGCRNKGDPQSCIKADSPHLASVVSGQVKSGNSGPLVRCTSHMCPIRIHWHVKLNYKEYWRVKITITNFNYRMNYTQWNLVVQHPNFDNLTQVFSFNYKPLTPYARRYCDVMGTKVL, via the exons ATGAAAACTGCAAAGAATCAGAACAGGAAAAGAAAACCTCTGTCTTTGTATTATCTTCGTCCTCCATTGATTTTCTCGGCATTTCTTCGGCCAAGCTTGCAGATTTTCCTTTCCATTCCCTTGTCAATGGCCTCCGGGTCGGTTAACAAGCTCAGCAGGTTTGCCATCGTTTTGCTGTTTTCACTGTCCTGCTTCAGTCTTACTTCCACAG AAGCTTATGATGTGTTCGATCCTAATGGGAATATCACCATCAAATGGGACATCATGAGTTGGACTTCTGATGGTTACGTG GCTACGGTTTCAATGATTAACTACTACCAATACCGGCATATTCAAGCGCCGGGTTGGACTCTGGGCTGGACATGGGCCAAGAAGGAGGTGATATGGAGCATGTTGGGCGGGCAGACCACCGAGCAAGGAGACTGCTCAAAGTACAAAGCGAACATCCCCCACTGCTGCAAGAAAGACCCGACGGTAGTGGATTTGTTGCCCGGCACTATGTATAATTTGCAGGCTGCAAATTGCTGCAAGGGAGGAGTCCTTAGCTCATGGGCCCAGGACCCGGTGAATGCCATCAGCTCGTTTCAGCTAACTGTGGGGGCTTCCGGGACGACCAATAAGACTGTGAGATTGCCCAAGAACTTCATTCTCAAGGCACCTGGCCCTGGCTACACGTGCGGACCTGCAAGGATTGTCAAGCCCACGAAGTTCGTCCTGCCTGATAGAAGGAGAGCTACTCAAGCAATGA TGACATGGAACGTTACCTGCACATATTCTCAATTTCTAGCACAGAAGACACCGACCTGCTGTGTCTCCCTTTCCTCATTCTACAACGATACAATCGTAAATTGTCCGACCTGCACTTGTGGGTGTCGGAACAAGGGAGACCCTCAAAGCTGCATAAA AGCGGACTCTCCACACTTGGCTTCAGTGGTCTCAGGACAGGTAAAATCAGGCAACAGCGGGCCTCTTGTCCGGTGCACGAGCCACATGTGCCCAATCCGGATCCACTGGCACGTTAAGCTCAATTACAAGGAGTACTGGCGGGTCAAGATCACGATCACAAATTTTAACTACAGGATGAACTACACGCAGTGGAATCTTGTCGTGCAGCACCCGAATTTCGATAACCTCACTCAGGTCTTCAGCTTCAACTACAAGCCCCTCACTCCGTATGCCAG ACGATACTGCGATGTTATGGGGACTAAAGTACTATAA